The genomic window ATTCACCAGCCCAAAACTGAATAAAACTCTCTTTTTTCCAGAACATCCTGCCCAAGTCTTTCTATTACCTGTTCTGCGTTGGAAACCTCAACAGAAGTTTCAATGCGGGTTTCAGTACAAAACGATGCAGTGCTAAAGCCGCCAAACCGTTTTACCGTACTAGTTCGCAGCCGCGTATTTGGGCTGGCGAACCAGAATCTCTCAATGGAACTCATTGTTTCGTATTCGGTTGTCAACACTAGTCCATCTTCATCATCCATGTGAAAAAGACCGACTACAGGCATAATTTCGGCGTAGCCTCTTTCGCGGAGTAATTTGCCAATCCTTGGGTTATCGCCATCAGGCACGATCGCAAATATGGTTTTCCCCTGATGGTTCTCCTCACCCTCTCTATCCCAAGCCATTGTGCCTAGCCAACGCACCCGTGACCCACCTACTGATAGGCTGGGGTCAATCTGATGATACTGGCACAGTTCAATGATTTCTGGATGATTGGCATCCAGAGTTTCTACCTGTATATCCGATTCTCCCGTCTCTGAACGCTTGAAGGCTAGGTGATGAGTTGCCCGTTGCGATCGCCACTTACCAGCACTTAGCTGAAAAAATTCCATTGCGTCTATCAATCTTCTGACTCCTACTTATTACTCCTGCGGATGATGTTTTACAGGTTCTTTCGTTTTTAGAGTTGTTGGTATATAAACATTCTAAACTTTACAGCGATTAGTGGTCAGCTTCAATAAACTCCCTACAAAAGGAGAAGCAGACGTGTTGTTATCTTATTGTAAACTTTTATGAGCTTAATTTGTTATGGCTTGACAATATGGAAATTCTAATATCTCAGTGCTAAAATAGTGGAAAGCGATGTTTACGACGGCCTACGCGTTCACACTAGCAGTAACAACAAACACCCTTCGATTCAGTTAATCAGAGGAATGGCTCATGGACTTCCCAGTCGAATTAACCTTAGAGCAACAGTTTCGCTTACAAAATTTGAAAGACCAGGTAAAGAATTTGAATCAACAAGAGGCTCAGGAATTTTTGTTAGAAGTTTTACGGCAGATGATGGTAAAAGATAATTTGGTCAAACATCTCCTAAAACAAGCTTGATCAAGTAAAAAACAAGATTTTTTCCTTAAGACTTACGCAGTGGTAGAGTTCCATTAAAACGCGTAAGCCTTATTTTTTTGCCCAATGACATCAGTCGCCTCAAGTCGGGAAACCATGCACGGCAGTTCCTCCTGGGGGAAACCCCCTACAGCCCTTCCCTAACGGGACGCCTTGCGGCGAACGGGCATCCTACGGCAGGCGCTAGCCTCTCACGAATGGAAGAAGACCTGACTGCCGACGCTTGATGACTCGCTCTAAGCGTTGGCGCAGCCTCTCGTAGAGAAGCCATGCCGCAGGCTTTATGCTGCGCTATCGCTACCGCGACGCTAACACCACGGCGCTGGCTCCCCAATACCTAATGCCCATTTAGGCTAAATTTGATTTTTTTGTCAGACTAGCCGAATTACAGGTAAATATTACAGATTATTACTTTGTCTCTCATAGTAAAGACTAGGGTACTATTGATCCCCTATGTTTTTCATTGGCTACTCGCAGTTAATCTGATCGAGAACAGGCCAGAAATAATATCCGCCATTTGTGAATATTAAGGAGAACTCATGGTTCTTGATGCTTTTTCTAAAGCTGTAATTACAGCAGACGCCAAAACTGCTCCTATAGGTGGTGCTGATTTAGCAGCCCTCAAGTCTTTCATTGCTGATGGCAACAAACGCCTTGATGCTGTAAACGCGATCGCTAGCAACTCTAGCTGTGCCGTTTCTGATGCCATTGCTGGGATTGCTTGTGAAAACCAAGGTTTAATTCAAGCTGGTGGTAACCTGTACCCAACTCGTCGCCATGCTGCTTGCCTACGTGATGCCGAAATCATGCTGCGCTACGTGACCTATGCGCTATTGGCTGGTGATTCTTCTGTTTTGGATGATCGTGCTTTGAATGGGCTGAAAGAAACCTACACCGCTTTGGGCGTCCCCACCGGCTCTTCTGTACGTGCTGTACAGCTTCTGAAGGCTATCAGCGTCGCTCACATCACCAACACCAACACTGAAGCTAACGCTGGTAAAAGGTTCCGCAAGCAAGAAGTAATTCAAGGCGACTGCTCTGCTCTAGCTGCTGAAGCTGCTAGCTACTTTGATCGCATTATTTCTGCTCTGAGCTAATAGCTCATGGCTAACGGCTATTAGCCAAACGAACTGAAATTCAAACCCGATCAAATCTCATTTGGAGTATAAAAAATAATGAAATCAGTTATCACCACAGTTATTACATCTGCTGATGCAGCAGGTCGTTTCCCATCCACCTCTGACCTAGAATCTGTCCAAGGTAGTATTCAACGTGCTAACGCTCGTCTAGAAGCTGCTGAAAAGCTGGCTTCTGGGATCGATGCTGTAGCTAAAGAAGGTTATGATGCTGCCTTCAAGAAGTATCCTTACTTGAACCAAGAGGGTGAAGCTGGCGACAC from Nostoc sp. UHCC 0926 includes these protein-coding regions:
- a CDS encoding NblA/ycf18 family protein; the protein is MDFPVELTLEQQFRLQNLKDQVKNLNQQEAQEFLLEVLRQMMVKDNLVKHLLKQA
- a CDS encoding bleomycin hydrolase, producing MVLDAFSKAVITADAKTAPIGGADLAALKSFIADGNKRLDAVNAIASNSSCAVSDAIAGIACENQGLIQAGGNLYPTRRHAACLRDAEIMLRYVTYALLAGDSSVLDDRALNGLKETYTALGVPTGSSVRAVQLLKAISVAHITNTNTEANAGKRFRKQEVIQGDCSALAAEAASYFDRIISALS
- a CDS encoding phycobiliprotein lyase; translated protein: MEFFQLSAGKWRSQRATHHLAFKRSETGESDIQVETLDANHPEIIELCQYHQIDPSLSVGGSRVRWLGTMAWDREGEENHQGKTIFAIVPDGDNPRIGKLLRERGYAEIMPVVGLFHMDDEDGLVLTTEYETMSSIERFWFASPNTRLRTSTVKRFGGFSTASFCTETRIETSVEVSNAEQVIERLGQDVLEKREFYSVLGW